Proteins from one Erysipelothrix larvae genomic window:
- a CDS encoding murein hydrolase activator EnvC family protein, whose protein sequence is MKKFMTLALVVFIATFTSNTYVYSTSSFEGRETEMDTMCSDWETYSANRTLCAEYKTYLEQKKQEANNELNNIKGSINDIQGDINKDTQSLNELQNRITDIESQIKKTDSQIASTESKIKQTEEEIVVKEKDIEEKEVRVEAYMINLQSSLRVNSYVEFIMGAEDFSEVSRRIAGISQINEFNQELIRQLNEEKAVLEETKLSLEFDKENLVTMRADQVTQKSQVEELARVAEQRVTALRSAYAALVAEQERALETQRIVSERIQIPTPVEPSTGGLMLPVSSFRISEVQWYYTDGGKHMGVDFARVPGSSILGASIVAPANGLVIASNSGCATNGSFGCGSGFGNYVLMIMNVNGQIYGGLFGHMQQGSVTVRAGSSVSQGQKIGAVGNSGNSYGAHLHMELYYLGSDSVTAAYNRWYDRGANINFNTGSASYGNEYANRCSVKGKVDPCRLDVAQEYGIYKDYVRP, encoded by the coding sequence TCGTAGTATTTATTGCAACATTTACGTCAAATACCTATGTGTATTCAACGAGTTCTTTTGAAGGACGGGAAACTGAAATGGACACTATGTGTTCAGATTGGGAAACGTATTCAGCCAATAGAACACTGTGTGCTGAATACAAAACATACCTAGAACAAAAGAAACAAGAAGCAAACAATGAACTAAACAATATCAAAGGATCTATCAATGACATTCAAGGTGATATTAATAAAGACACACAATCTTTGAATGAGCTTCAAAATCGTATTACTGATATTGAATCACAAATTAAGAAAACTGATTCCCAGATTGCAAGTACTGAGTCAAAGATTAAGCAAACTGAGGAAGAAATAGTTGTGAAGGAAAAAGATATTGAAGAGAAAGAAGTTCGTGTAGAGGCGTACATGATTAATCTTCAAAGCTCATTAAGAGTAAACAGTTATGTTGAGTTTATAATGGGTGCGGAGGACTTCTCAGAAGTATCGCGACGAATCGCAGGAATTTCACAGATTAATGAATTTAATCAGGAATTAATTCGTCAACTCAATGAAGAAAAAGCAGTTTTAGAAGAAACGAAATTGTCGCTTGAATTTGATAAAGAAAACCTTGTAACGATGCGCGCAGATCAAGTAACCCAAAAGAGCCAAGTTGAAGAACTTGCACGAGTTGCTGAACAACGTGTTACCGCTCTTCGTAGTGCGTATGCTGCATTAGTAGCTGAACAAGAAAGAGCGTTAGAAACACAGCGTATCGTATCTGAGAGAATTCAAATCCCAACACCTGTTGAACCTTCAACTGGAGGATTGATGCTTCCAGTTTCAAGCTTTAGAATTTCTGAAGTACAATGGTATTATACTGATGGTGGAAAACACATGGGTGTTGACTTTGCACGAGTACCTGGATCTTCAATTTTGGGGGCGTCCATCGTAGCACCTGCTAATGGACTTGTTATTGCATCCAACAGTGGATGTGCAACAAATGGAAGCTTCGGATGTGGTAGTGGATTTGGTAATTATGTTCTCATGATTATGAACGTAAACGGACAAATCTACGGAGGACTCTTTGGACATATGCAACAAGGCAGTGTTACAGTAAGGGCAGGAAGTAGTGTAAGCCAAGGCCAAAAAATTGGAGCTGTTGGTAACTCAGGGAATTCCTACGGAGCCCATTTACATATGGAGCTGTACTACCTAGGAAGTGACAGTGTTACGGCTGCTTATAACCGCTGGTACGACAGAGGGGCAAACATTAACTTTAACACAGGCTCAGCATCATATGGTAATGAATATGCGAACCGTTGTAGTGTAAAAGGCAAAGTTGATCCGTGTCGACTCGATGTTGCTCAAGAATATGGTATTTATAAGGATTATGTAAGACCTTAA